The Thermoanaerobaculia bacterium genome contains the following window.
TCGTCGAGGCCGAGCCCGGCGAGCTCCGAAACGCGGAGCCCCGTGGCATAGAGCATCTCGAACATCGCCCGATCGCGCTCCGGGAAAGGATCGCCTTCCCCCTCGGCGCCGAGGAGTCGTTCCGTGTCGGAAAACGTGAGCGCGCGGGGAAGACTCTTCGGCTGGCGCGGCATCGGAACGGACGCCGCCGGATTCGTCGCGCACCAGCCGGATCGGCAGGCCCACTGGAAGAGGGACCGGATCGCCGAGAGATGCCGGGCGAGCGACCGGCTCGAGAGCTTCGCGCGATGGAGCGCCGCGACGTGCGCCCGAACCGCGAGCGTGTCGACTCGCTGGATCGGCGTCTTCGCCGCGGGAACGTTGGCGAACTCGTTTTCCCAGAAGTCGCGGAACCGCGCGAGGTCGGCCGTGTACGCCCGCACCGTCTGGGGGGAGAAGTTCCGCTCGAGCGCGATCGCGCGCAGGAACTCCGTGATCGCGGCCGAGAGGGTGCGGGACATCCTTCTTTCCAAAGTACACCTTTCGTCAATCGAATGGCGGACGCCGGCGGACCCGTGCTACCCTCCCTTCGTCCTCAGCGCCCCTCCCGCGGCGCCCTTCATCCCTCCGGGAAGGATGGATGATGAAAACGCCCGCGCTCCTCTCGATCCTCTCGTTCGGCTTCGCTTTCGGGGCTCCGGCCGCCGGCGCGACGCTCTCGATCGAACCCGATCCCTATGTTTCCTCGGATCACGTGACGA
Protein-coding sequences here:
- the xerC gene encoding tyrosine recombinase XerC, with the translated sequence MSRTLSAAITEFLRAIALERNFSPQTVRAYTADLARFRDFWENEFANVPAAKTPIQRVDTLAVRAHVAALHRAKLSSRSLARHLSAIRSLFQWACRSGWCATNPAASVPMPRQPKSLPRALTFSDTERLLGAEGEGDPFPERDRAMFEMLYATGLRVSELAGLGLDDLDAGQRLARVLGKGGKERIVPYGEPAAEALRAYLPTRAALRAAAETRGDVGADAEPLFVNHRGGRLTTRSVARILKRRLREAGLPDRISPHALRHTFATHLLSAGADLRSIQELLGHASLSTTQKYTHVDAARLMEVYRKSHPKA